CACCCAGATGCGCGTGGCCTACGTCGAGACGCCCGAACGCATGGCGATGATCCCGGAGCTGTTCGCGGACCTGCTGCGGCAGTACGAGCGCAAGCGGGCCGGCTGAGGCGCGGCCCCGCGGCCGGAGAGAACAGGAACGGGAGCCGCCGCCGGCTCCCGTTCCGCGTCCCTGTCCGCTGGCTTCAGCGGTAGAGGGCCTTCACGGCTCCCCAGGAGCCGCTCCCGGCTGCGAGGACATCGATCAGTTCGAAGTCGCAGTGGAGGATCGCGCCCGGGTCGGCCGAAGATCCTGTCAGCTCGACCCGGTACATCCCCAGCGGGATGGGGAACAGGTCGAGGTCGAACGACGCGGTGATCGTCTCCCCGGGGAGCATGTCCCACACGTCCGCCAGCGCGACGCACGCGTCCACGCAGAGCGCCGTGTCGAGGTGGTAGATGATGTAGGCGGGATACGAGATGAAGTGCCCCGGCCCCGGGCCGCCGTTGTGGATCGTGATCTCCACCGTCTCGAAATTGTTGTACAGCGATTCGCTCGTGGCGACGGTCAGCTGCGCGGCGGCCGTCGTGGCCGCCAGGATCGAAACGATGGACACGCAGGCAACTCGCAGCGATCTGTACATCTCCACCCTCCCACGAGATCGAGCAATCGCACCGCCGCCGCCGGCACGACGGCCCCGTTCGGCGGTACAATGGTGAGTCCCGACATCGATGGTACCGGATCCGGACGCGGCCCACAACCCCGCCGGACGTCGACGTCACTTCAACGGCCGGCAACCGCCTTCCACATATGGCACGTACCGCTTCAGCAGGAAGTGCTGCCAGGTCTGCTCCACCACCGCCGGCCAACCCGCCAGGATCTCGCCGGCGGCGTGGACCTCGACCCGCACCAGGGTGCGCCCCTCGCCGGCGTCGGCGAAGGTCCAGGTCGTGACCATGTGGATGGCGTGGCCGGCCAGGCCCAGCGGCCCCTCGTAGCGCAGCATCTCGCCGCGGCGAGCGTAGGTCACCGCGGCGTGGCGGACGCCGTCGCCGCTCTCGTCGAAGATTTCCAGGAACGCGCCGCCCGGCTTCGGTTCGACGACCAGGCGCACCGGGTGGTCGGACATGGTGTGGTCCCACCACCCCGAGATGTCGCCGGTGGCGGCGTCGAAGGCCGCGGCCGGCGTTCCGGTCACCGTCGCCTCGACCGCGAAGGAGAAGGCGCCGGTCGGCGGCGTTTCGGCGCGGGCGGTGGCGACGGGGATGGCCGCGGCGAGCAGCAGCGCGCAGCAGGCGAGGGTCGGGATCCGGCGCATGGAGGCACCTCCGGTGATGATCATTCGAGGACCGACACGGGATCGCCCGGGCGCAGGTCCCCCTCGCGCACCACGCGCGCGAACACGCCGAACATGACGCCGCCCGGCAGCGTGCGGTAGCCGGTCAGCGTCCGCAGCGGTTCCGGCCCGACCTCTCCGGTCAGGGGATCGACCGTCGTGTTGGGGCAGCGGGGGCACGGCCGCAGGATCTCGAACTCGGCCGCGCCGGCGCGCAGCCGCCGCCAGCCGTCCTCCGCGTAGGGCTCGCCCCCGCCGATCACCAGGTTGGCCCGGAAGCGATCCATGCCGACGGGCGCTTCGCCGCGCGCGGCGAGGCGGAGGTTGAGGTCGGCGAGCGACGCCTCGCCGCAGATCAGGTAGGGCGCCGAGCCCGCCAAACCGTCGCTGACCGCGGGGTCGGCGGCGGCCGGTTCGCCCGCCGGCGCTTCGCCGTGCGCCA
This genomic stretch from bacterium harbors:
- a CDS encoding MOSC domain-containing protein, producing the protein MQDLIVAGLFAYPLKAARAVPLAEAAALARGRRRDRRWLLVAQSGEPVMLKSHPRLATVAIGLDGEALVVTGAVGPPLRGAPPPADSAPLPVTVKRRTLAARVAAPEANRYFSELLGETVWLAQLAHGEAPAGEPAAADPAVSDGLAGSAPYLICGEASLADLNLRLAARGEAPVGMDRFRANLVIGGGEPYAEDGWRRLRAGAAEFEILRPCPRCPNTTVDPLTGEVGPEPLRTLTGYRTLPGGVMFGVFARVVREGDLRPGDPVSVLE